The genome window AGTTCCTCGGGGATCTCGCGAAGCGGCGGCAAGGTGATGGTCACGGCCCGGATGCGGTAATAGAGGTCCTCGCGGAAGGTCCCGGCCGCCACCATGGCCGCCAGGTCCCGGTTGCTGGCGCACACCAGCCGGAAATCCACGGCGATCTCGCGGTTGTCGCCCACCGGCCGGTAGGCGCGGCTTTCGAGCAGCCGCAGAAAGCCCTTTTGCATCTCCAGGGGGAGTTCGCTGACCTCGTCGAGAAACAGCGTCCCGCCGTGGGCCCGGGCGAGCAGGCCCGGCTTGTCGGCGGCGGCTCCGGTAAACGCCCCCTTGCGGTGGCCGAACAGTTCGCTGGCCATGAGTGTCTCGGACAGGCCGGCGCAGTCCACCACCACGCATTCGGCTCCGGCCCGGGAACTGTTTTCGTGGATGGCCCGGGCGAACAGCTCCTTGCCGGTGCCGGTTTCGCCGAAAAGGAGCACGTTGGCCTGGCTCCTGGCGGCGCGGCCCATCTGGCGCAGCACGCCCTCCATGACCGGGCCGCCGCCGATGATGCCGGCGCGCCGCACGGGCAGGGAATCCTGTTTTTTCTCCCGGAAGCGCAAGGCCCGCAGACAGGCCAGGCGCAGGGCCTCCTGGCTGGCCGTTTTTTCGATATAATCCCAGGCGCCGCTGACAATGGCCAGTTCCGCGCCGTCGGGGTCGCCCACGCCGGTGATGATGACCACCTCCGGTTCCCCGGGCAGGGCCCGCAGCCTGGGCAGAAGGTCCAGGCCCGAGCCGTCGGGCAGGCGCACGTCCAAAAAAACCAGGTCGAATTCCGCTTCCCCGGCCCGCCTGGCGGCCTCGGCCAGGCTGCCGGCGGTGGCCAGGTCGTGGCCGTCGCCGGAAAACAGGCGGCGCAGGAATTCCCGGAAAAAGGCGTCGTCGTCGATGACCAGGATGCGCGCCATGGCGTGCCCCCCCGCTTACGCCGGCCTTTGCGCCAGATAGGGGTGGGCGCGCACGGCGGCCAGCACTTCGGCCAGTTCGCGGTCGGCCGCGGCATGGCCGGACCGGCAGGCCTCCAGGGAGCCGGCGCCGCAGGCTTCCTGCACGGCTTTCATGGCCCGGTGCAGCCGCCTGGCCCGGATGGGCCCGGCCATGCCGGCCAAGTCGTGGGCCAGCGGCGCGGCGGCGGCGATGTCGCCCCGCTCCATGGCCCGCCGCAGGGCCTGGCGTTTGGGCTCGGCCAGTTCCAAAAACAGGTGCAGCATTTCGGTGACGAATTCCCGGCCGCTTTCGCGGGTCAGGCCGGCCAGGTCGAAGTCGGCGCAACGCCCGGGTCCCTCGCCCCCGGTCGCGGGTTTGTCGCGGCCGAGCACCCGCCATATGGCCGCCGTGATGTCGGCCGCGCGCACGGGCTTGGCCAGGTGGTCGTCCATGCCCGCCTCCAGGCTGCGGGCGCGGTCGTCGCGGGAAGTGAAGGCGGTCAGGGCCACGATGGGCACGCCCGGCGGGTTGACCGTGCCGGCCCGGCCGGCCCGGATGATCCGGGTCAGGTGCAAGCCGTCCATGTCCGGCAGTTGGATGTCCATGAGGACCACATCGAAGGGCTGGCGGGAAAAGAGTTCGATGGCCCGCTGCCCGTCCTCGGCCATGACCGGGGCGAAGCCCATTTTGCGCAAGGCGTGAAAAAGATACAGACGATTGACTTCGTTGTCGTCCACAACCAGCACGGACAGGGAAGACGTGCCGCCGTCCGGACCGCATCCGTTCATGACAACTCCTGCGTCAGTGGGGCGGGGCCAGGAAAAAGCATTTGCCTTGGTGTCGCCAGGGTCTACCATGAGGCGCCGCGCTTTCCTAGGGGGCTGGCGCAGGGCCCCGGGCTGGCTCCACAAAGCATGGAACCCGCGTCCGGCGAGGGCCGCCGGGCTGGCCAGGGCCAATGGCGTGGTTATTGCTTTTAAAAAACAGGCCCGCCCGTGGCCGCCTCCCGGAGGAGACATGGAACCCGATACCCTGGGGCCCTATTGGCGCCAGTTGCTGGAGCGCGCCGCGCCGGACGGCGGATTTGCCGCCGCGCC of Solidesulfovibrio sp. contains these proteins:
- a CDS encoding sigma-54 dependent transcriptional regulator, encoding MARILVIDDDAFFREFLRRLFSGDGHDLATAGSLAEAARRAGEAEFDLVFLDVRLPDGSGLDLLPRLRALPGEPEVVIITGVGDPDGAELAIVSGAWDYIEKTASQEALRLACLRALRFREKKQDSLPVRRAGIIGGGPVMEGVLRQMGRAARSQANVLLFGETGTGKELFARAIHENSSRAGAECVVVDCAGLSETLMASELFGHRKGAFTGAAADKPGLLARAHGGTLFLDEVSELPLEMQKGFLRLLESRAYRPVGDNREIAVDFRLVCASNRDLAAMVAAGTFREDLYYRIRAVTITLPPLREIPEELPELAEHHLTRLCRQGRLPLKTLAPELLDLFREDAWPGNVRELVRVLEALVAAAPQEPELLPSHLPQDLRVRFVRSRVARGRRDTAFPAPAAPAAAPDTSPGAGQSWNDYKRVAHDRVERDYFVALIAACGGDVRAAMDVSGLSQSRLYGLLRKHGLALSGS
- a CDS encoding response regulator, encoding MNGCGPDGGTSSLSVLVVDDNEVNRLYLFHALRKMGFAPVMAEDGQRAIELFSRQPFDVVLMDIQLPDMDGLHLTRIIRAGRAGTVNPPGVPIVALTAFTSRDDRARSLEAGMDDHLAKPVRAADITAAIWRVLGRDKPATGGEGPGRCADFDLAGLTRESGREFVTEMLHLFLELAEPKRQALRRAMERGDIAAAAPLAHDLAGMAGPIRARRLHRAMKAVQEACGAGSLEACRSGHAAADRELAEVLAAVRAHPYLAQRPA